From the Actinomycetota bacterium genome, one window contains:
- a CDS encoding cyclic nucleotide-binding domain-containing protein, giving the protein MATIDLEMLRRAELFSALTPDQVRPFAEAAAETSHEEGETLTEEGVHGHRFHLLLDGTASVERRGREVATVGPGEFVGEIGLLGGGPSTATVRCTSPVRALTLRREEFWAVLEEEPSIALRILEVVCRRLERELVSGPRANLGEGSE; this is encoded by the coding sequence ACGATCGACCTCGAGATGCTCCGCCGGGCCGAGCTCTTCTCGGCGCTCACTCCCGACCAAGTCCGGCCCTTCGCCGAAGCGGCCGCCGAGACCAGCCACGAGGAGGGCGAGACCCTGACCGAGGAAGGCGTCCACGGCCACCGCTTCCACCTCCTGCTCGACGGCACCGCCTCGGTGGAGCGCCGCGGTCGCGAGGTCGCCACGGTCGGTCCCGGGGAGTTCGTCGGAGAGATCGGGCTGCTCGGCGGCGGCCCTTCCACCGCCACGGTCCGGTGCACGTCGCCGGTCCGGGCGCTCACCCTCCGCCGGGAGGAGTTCTGGGCGGTCTTGGAGGAGGAGCCGAGCATCGCCCTCCGGATCCTGGAGGTGGTGTGCCGCAGGCTGGAGAGGGAGCTCGTCTCGGGCCCCCGGGCCAACCTTGGGGAGGGCTCGGAATGA